From the Terriglobales bacterium genome, the window GAAGGAGGAGAAGCGCAAGTCCCTTCTGACTTTCTGCGACAGCCTGGCTGAGACCATGTTCAAGTTCACCAACCTGGTGATGTACTTCGCGCCCTTCGGGGTGGGCGCGGCCATCGCCTACACCGTGGCCACCACCGGCGCGGGCGTACTGGTGAACCTGGCCAAGCTGCTGGCCACGCTCTACGTGGCGCTGGTGGTCTTCCTCGTGGGAGTGCTGCTGCCCATCGCGCTGGTGGCGCGGCTTCCGGTCCGGGCCTTCGTGCGCGCGGTGGCCGAGCCCTTCACCATCGCCCTCGGGACCTCGTCCTCCGAGGCTGCCCTCCCCCGCGCCATGGAAGCCATGGAAGCCCTGGGCGTACCCCGCGGCATCGTCGCCTTTGTGATGCCGACCGGCTACAGCTTCAACATGGACGGCAGCACGCTCTATCTCTCGCTGGCCGCCATCTTCGTGGCCCAGGCCGCCGGCATCCACCTCAGCCTGGGCCAGCAACTGGTGCTGCTGCTGACCCTGATGCTGACCAGCAAGGGCGTGGCCGGAGTCTCGCGCGCCGCCATCGTGATCCTGCTCGCCACCGTCGGCCAGTTCCACCTGCCCGTCGAGCCGGTCTTCATCCTGCTGGGCATCGATCCCCTGATGGACATGGTGCGCACCGCAGTCAACGTGGTGGGCAACTGCCTGGCTACCTGCGTGGTGGCGCGCTGGGAGGGCGAGTTCGGGACGGGACATCCCTCGGCAACAGTGATGAAGGCGCTGGAGGATTGAAGATTGCAGATTTCTTACTCCAGTGCCGGCAGTTTGAAATCTGCAATCTGAAATCTTCAATCTGAAATCGCTAACGCGCAGGTAGTGACAAAGGCTGCGAAGCGGGTAATGGAAGTTGTTCCCTGCGCTTCAGGTGCCTCTCCCGGAAGTGTTTGGCGGCGCGCTCGCCCCAGGCTCTCACGAAGTAGTAATTCAGCCCTGCGCCCAGCACCGAACTGAGCAGCGGGATCACCCGCGCCGTCCACTTCTCCACCACCTCCACGCTGGCGCTGGCAGCGATGCGCTCGATCACCCGGGGCACGAACTTGTTCACCACTTCGCGCTCCACCAGCTCGCGCCCGATGTCCACGCCGGCGGCGCTGGCGGCGGCGATCCACAGCTCCGCCACCTCTTCGTCGGTGTTGTATTCGAAGCCGTAGATCAGGCTCAGTTTCTGCACCGTGCGCAGCGTGATCACGGAAAGGATGCCCAGGTCGGGCACCAGGGTCAGCAGCCCGCCCAGTCCCAGCCCCGCGCCTTCCAGCGCCGCCATCTTCATCCCTGCGTGGACGGTGCCGGCGGCCAGCGCGTCCAGTTGCTCCACCGGCAGCGCGTACATCCCCTGGAAGCTGGTGACGGGAAGGCCGTGGGCGGCGCGCAGGTGGAAGAGGTAGTTCTCGGGATCGACGCGCACCGTCTCGTAGGCGCGCTCGAAGCCGCGGCGCAGCGCCTCTTCCGCGCGCCGCAGCAACCACGAGTTTCGCGAAGGCCGGGGCATGGACCTTAGTTTACATTTGGTGACTTGGTGATTTGGTGATTTCGTGACTGAAAAATCGCCGAATCAGCAAGTCAGCAAGTCACCCAGTGCGCGCTGTGCTAGCATCGAGTATCCACATGCCCAAAGGAAAGCTTCACGTCGTGCCCCTGGGCGGCCTGGGCGAGTTCGGAATGAACTGCATGGCCGTGCGCTGGGGCGACGACATCCTGGTCGTCGACGCCGGCCTCATGTTCCCCGAGTCCGAGCTGCTGGGCGTGGACATCGTCGTCCCCGACCTCAGCTACCTGCTGGAGAACCGCCAGCGCGTGCGCGCCATCGTCCTCACCCACGGCCACGAGGACCACATCGGCGCCCTGCCTTGGATGCTCTCCGAACTCAACGTCCCCGTCTACGGCACCGAGTTCACCCTGGCCCTGGTGGAGAACAAGCTGGAGGAGCACGGCCTGCTCGACTCCGCCGACCTGCACGAGATCCGTCCCGGGGTGCGCTTCAAGGTCGGGCCCTTCACCCTGCATCCCATCCAAGTGACGCACAGCCTGGTGGACTGTGTGGCCCTGGCCATCCACACCCCCCTGGGCGTGATCCTGCACACCGGCGACTTCAAGGTCGACCCCACCCCTACCGACAACCGCCTCTTCGACCTGCACGCCTTCGCCGAGTACGGCAAAGACGGCGTGCTCGCCCTCTTCCAGGATTCCACCAACGTGGAGCGCAAGGGCTACACTCCCAGCGAGCGCGCCGTGCGCGGGAAGTTCGACGAGGTCTTCGCCCGCTGCGAGCGCCGCCTCTTCATCTCGTGCTTCTCCTCGTCCGTCCACCGCATCAAGCTGGCGGTGGAGATGGCCTGCGAGTACGGGCGCAAGGTCGCGCTCATCGGCCGCTCCATGAACGAGTCCGCCGAGATCGCCGAAGACCTGGGCTACGTCGAGATCCCCGACGGCGTGCTCGTCCATCCCGGAGAACTCAAGTCCCTGCCCCCGGAGAAGGTCTGCGTACTGATCAGCGGCACCCAGGGCGAGCCCATGTCGGCGCTCTCCCGCGCCGCCGTGGACAACCACAAGCACGCCAAGATCGATCCCGGCGACACCGTGGTGCTCTCCTCCCGCATCATCCCCGGCAACGAGAAGGCCATCTACCGCATGATCGACCACCTCTTCCGCCGCGAGGCCCACGTCATCTACGAGGACGGCTCTTCCCCGCCCGTCCACGTCAGCGGCCACGCCAGCCAGGAGGAATTGAAGCTCATCATCAACCTGGTCAAGCCGCGCTACTTCATCCCCATCCACGGCGAGTACCGGCAACTGAAGCGCCACGGCGAATTGGCCGCCTCCATGCACGGCGCCGTGGGCACCGTGATCATGGCGCAGAGCGGCGACATCCTGGAATTCGACGAGTTGGGCGCGCGCAAGGCCGGGCAGGTCACCGTGGGCCGCGTCTGCATCGATTCCGGCTCCATGGGCGACGTGGTCGAGGACCTGGTGATCAAGGACCGCCGCCACCTGAGCGAAGACGGCATCGTGCTCCCCATCATTGCCATCAACAAGTTGAGCGGCAAAGTGGAAGCCGTACCTGAGATCGTCACCCGCGGCTTCGCCGCCGCTACCGAGAACGGCTTCCTCGACCAGGCCCGCGGCGTGGTCATGAGGACGCTGGAGGAGTCCAGCGCCGAGGAGAAGGGCGACTACGGCGTCATCAAGGAGAAGATCCGCCAGGACCTCAAGCGCTTCATCGGCAAGCAGACCCAGCGCCGCCCCTTGATCATGCCCGTGATCCTGGAAGTCTGATTCTCTGAATCACAGAGGACACAGAGGAAACCAACAGAGACTCCCCTTGTGTCCTTTGTGACACCTTCGTGCTCTTTGTGGTGGGCTCTTTGCATTCTCCCTTGCAACTGGAAACCTGAAACGGGAAACTTGAAACCTGTCCCATGGTCACGCTGAACGACATCCGCGCCGCCCAGGGCCGCATCCGCGGCGTGGCCACGCGCACGCCTCTGCTTGCCTACCCGGCCGCCCTACCCGCCGATCCTGTCTTCCTGAAGCTGGAGAGCCTGCAGCCCATGGGCGCCTTCAAGCTGCGCGGCGCCTACAACAAGATCGTCTCCTTGAGCGAGGCCGAGCGCCAGCGCGGGGTCATCACCTACTCCAGCGGCAACCACGCCCAAGCGGTGGCCTATGCGGCGCGCGCCCTGGGCTGCCGCGCGGTGGTGGTCATGCCCTCCAACGCACCCGCCATCAAGCAGGAGAGCACCAAGGCCATGCGCGCGGAGGTGGTGCTGGTGGGACCTTCCAGCGCCGAGCGCCAGGCGCGCGCCGAGGAGCTGGCGCAGCGCTACGGCTACGTCATGGTGCCGCCCTACAACGACGAGAAGATCATTGCCGGGCAGGGCACCATCGGTCTCGAGATCCTGGAGGACCTGCCTGAGGTGGAGCTGGTGCTCTCGCCGGTGAGCGGCGGCGGGCTGCTGAGCGGCATCGCCACCGCCATCAAGCTCAGCCGCCCGGAAACCAAGGTGGTGGGAGTGGAGCCCGAGCTGGCCGCCGACGCCCAGGAGTCGCTGCGCACCGGCCGCCTGGTGGAGTGGCCGGCGGAGAAGACTACGCGCACCCTCTGCGACGGCCTGCGCACCCAGTCCCTGGGCGCCATCCCCTTCGAGCACGTGCGCCGCTACGTGGACGACATCGTCACCGTGAGCGAGGACGAGATCCGGGAGGCCGTGCGCCGCCTGGCCCTGGTGGCGCGGGTGGTGGCCGAGCCCTCGGGCGCCGCCAGCCTGGCCGCCTTCCTCTTCCACCGCACCGCGCTTCCCAAGTCGCGCTCGAGCGTGGCCGTCATCAGCGGCGGCAACGCCGAGCCCGCCCTGCTGGCGGAGGTCCTGGGCTCAAAGGCCGGTTAACCACCCTTCGACTTCGCTCAGGGCAGGCGCCGGACACAGAGGGCGCAGAGGAAAAACAATCTGCGATCTTCAATCTGAAATCTGCGATCCCCGGCGCGAGCGCGCCAACGCGTGCGGGGTTTATAATTTTCACTTGCTCCCGGCCCGCTCTTCCAGCCTGTCCCTGCGAGGTGAACCGATGTCCCGATCCTTCCGCCTGTGTAGCGCTCTCCTCGTCCTTCTTCTCTTGGCGGTGGGCGCGGCGGCGCAGACCAAGCCCGCGCCCGCCAAGAAGCCGGTCCCGGCCAGCTTCTTCCCCTACAAGATCTACTCCCACAAGCTGCCCAACGGGCTGGAGGTCCTGATCATCCCCACCCCCGAGTTCAAGGACATGGCCACCTACGCCACCCCCGTCTTCGCGGGCTCGCGCAATGAGACCGAGAAGGGCAAGAGCGGGCTGGCCCACCTGTTCGAGCACATCATGTTCCGCCACGAGTATGGCGGCAAGCCC encodes:
- a CDS encoding dicarboxylate/amino acid:cation symporter, translating into KEEKRKSLLTFCDSLAETMFKFTNLVMYFAPFGVGAAIAYTVATTGAGVLVNLAKLLATLYVALVVFLVGVLLPIALVARLPVRAFVRAVAEPFTIALGTSSSEAALPRAMEAMEALGVPRGIVAFVMPTGYSFNMDGSTLYLSLAAIFVAQAAGIHLSLGQQLVLLLTLMLTSKGVAGVSRAAIVILLATVGQFHLPVEPVFILLGIDPLMDMVRTAVNVVGNCLATCVVARWEGEFGTGHPSATVMKALED
- a CDS encoding EcsC family protein; protein product: MLRRAEEALRRGFERAYETVRVDPENYLFHLRAAHGLPVTSFQGMYALPVEQLDALAAGTVHAGMKMAALEGAGLGLGGLLTLVPDLGILSVITLRTVQKLSLIYGFEYNTDEEVAELWIAAASAAGVDIGRELVEREVVNKFVPRVIERIAASASVEVVEKWTARVIPLLSSVLGAGLNYYFVRAWGERAAKHFRERHLKRREQLPLPASQPLSLPAR
- a CDS encoding ribonuclease J; this translates as MPKGKLHVVPLGGLGEFGMNCMAVRWGDDILVVDAGLMFPESELLGVDIVVPDLSYLLENRQRVRAIVLTHGHEDHIGALPWMLSELNVPVYGTEFTLALVENKLEEHGLLDSADLHEIRPGVRFKVGPFTLHPIQVTHSLVDCVALAIHTPLGVILHTGDFKVDPTPTDNRLFDLHAFAEYGKDGVLALFQDSTNVERKGYTPSERAVRGKFDEVFARCERRLFISCFSSSVHRIKLAVEMACEYGRKVALIGRSMNESAEIAEDLGYVEIPDGVLVHPGELKSLPPEKVCVLISGTQGEPMSALSRAAVDNHKHAKIDPGDTVVLSSRIIPGNEKAIYRMIDHLFRREAHVIYEDGSSPPVHVSGHASQEELKLIINLVKPRYFIPIHGEYRQLKRHGELAASMHGAVGTVIMAQSGDILEFDELGARKAGQVTVGRVCIDSGSMGDVVEDLVIKDRRHLSEDGIVLPIIAINKLSGKVEAVPEIVTRGFAAATENGFLDQARGVVMRTLEESSAEEKGDYGVIKEKIRQDLKRFIGKQTQRRPLIMPVILEV
- a CDS encoding threonine/serine dehydratase, with product MVTLNDIRAAQGRIRGVATRTPLLAYPAALPADPVFLKLESLQPMGAFKLRGAYNKIVSLSEAERQRGVITYSSGNHAQAVAYAARALGCRAVVVMPSNAPAIKQESTKAMRAEVVLVGPSSAERQARAEELAQRYGYVMVPPYNDEKIIAGQGTIGLEILEDLPEVELVLSPVSGGGLLSGIATAIKLSRPETKVVGVEPELAADAQESLRTGRLVEWPAEKTTRTLCDGLRTQSLGAIPFEHVRRYVDDIVTVSEDEIREAVRRLALVARVVAEPSGAASLAAFLFHRTALPKSRSSVAVISGGNAEPALLAEVLGSKAG